A genome region from Physeter macrocephalus isolate SW-GA chromosome 4, ASM283717v5, whole genome shotgun sequence includes the following:
- the DAP3 gene encoding small ribosomal subunit protein mS29, translating into MLKGMTRLISRVYKLDPGRFLHIGTQAPQCLAAHLDNQVAIESPRAISRTSENDPAKHGEQHEGQHYNISFQDLKTVFSHGLPPRFVMQVKTFNEACLMVRRPALELLHYLKNTNFAHPAVRYVFYGEKGTGKTLSLCHGIHFCAKQDWLILHIPDAHLWVKNCRDLLQSTYNKQRFDQPLEASTWLKNFKTANEHFLSQIKVQEKYVWNKRESTEKGSPLGEVVEQGIMRVRNATDAVGIVLKELKRQSSLGIFRLLVAVDGVNALWGRTTLKREDKSPIAPEELAFIYNLRKMVKNDWQGGAIVLTVSQTGSLFKPRKAYLPQELLGKEGFDALDPFIPILVSNYNPKEFESCIHYYLENNWLQHEKAHTEEGKKELLFLSNRNPGQLERLCAYL; encoded by the exons ATGCTGAAAGGAATGACAAGGCTTATCTCCAGGGTCTATAAG TTGGACCCTGGACGTTTTTTGCACATAGGGACCCAGGCACCCCAATGCCTTGCTGCTCACCTGGATAACCAGGTTGCAATTGAGAGTCCCAGAGCTATTTCCCGCACCAGTGAGAATGATCCG GCCAAGCATGGGGAGCAGCATGAGGGTCAGCACTACAACATATCCTTCCAAGATCTGAAGACTGTATTTTCCCATGGCCTGCCTCCTCGCTTTGTAATGCAG GTGAAGACATTCAATGAAGCTTGCCTGATGGTAAGGAGACCAGCCCTAGAGCTTCTGCATTACCTGAAAAACACCAATTTTGCTCATCCGGCTGTACGATATGTTTTCT ATGGCGAGAAGGGAACAGGAAAAACCCTCAGTCTTTGCCATGGTATTCATTTCTGTGCAAAACAGGATTGGCTGATACTGCATATTCCAGATG CTCATCTTTGGGTGAAAAACTGCCGGGATCTTCTGCAGTCCACCTACAACAAACAGCGCTTTGATCAACCTTTAGAGGCTTCAACCTGGCTGAAGAATTTCAAAACTGCAAATGAGCATTTCTTGAGTCAG ataaaagtTCAAGAGAAGTATGTCTGGAATAAGCGAGAAAGCACTGAGAAAGGCAGTCCTCTGGGAGAAGTAGTTGAacag GGCATAATGCGGGTGAGGAATGCCACGGATGCAGTTGGGATTGTGCTCAAAGAGCTAAAGAGGCAAAGTTCTTTGGGTATTTTTCGCCTCCTGGTGGCAGTGGATGGAGTCAATGCTCTCTGGGGAAGGACCACActgaaaagagaagataaaagccCG ATTGCCCCAGAAGAACTAGCATTTATTTACAACCTGAGGAAAATGGTGAAAAATGATTGG cAAGGAGGCGCCATTGTGTTGACTGTGAGCCAGACTGGGTCTCTCTTTAAGCCCCGGAAAGCCTATCTGCCCCAGGAGTTGCTGGGAAAG gaAGGATTTGACGCCCTGGATCCCTTTATTCCCATCCTGGTTTCCAACTATAACCCAAAGGAATTTGAAAGTTGTATTCACTATTATTTGGAGAACAATTGGCTTCAACATGAGAAAG CTCAtacagaagaagggaaaaaggagcTGCTGTTCCTAAGTAATAGGAATCCCGGGCAGCTGGAGCGGCTCTGTGCCTACCTCTAA